TTTGAGGCCGTTCATGAATTTGCTGTAGGACAAACCTTCTTCGCGCACGGCGGCGTTTATCCTGGTTATCCAAAGCTGGCGGGTGGTGCCTTTTTTATCTTTGCGGTGCTCATAAGCGGTGGTAAGGGACTTTTTAACCTGCTGTATCGCCATGCGAAGGCGGTGGCTCTTATCGCTGTAATAACCCTTGCTCAGCTTAAAAAGCCGTTTTTTTCTTTTGTGCCTTGGCACGCTGTATGT
This is a stretch of genomic DNA from Elusimicrobiota bacterium. It encodes these proteins:
- the rplT gene encoding 50S ribosomal protein L20 gives rise to the protein MRITYSVPRHKRKKRLFKLSKGYYSDKSHRLRMAIQQVKKSLTTAYEHRKDKKGTTRQLWITRINAAVREEGLSYSKFMNGLKKANITINRKMLSEIAIKDPHSFTQIAELAKAALKGS